One region of Cytobacillus sp. IB215665 genomic DNA includes:
- a CDS encoding flotillin family protein: protein MSGLSTIFIVIGVVVLLILALIAVFVSRYRTVGPDEALIVTGSYLGSKNVNVDEGGNKIKIVRGGGTFVLPVFQQSEPLSLLSSKLDVQTPEVYTEQGVPVMADGTAIIKIGSTIGEIATAAEQFLGKTKDALQNEAREVLEGHLRSILGSMTVEEIYKNREKFSQEVQRVASQDLAKMGLVIVSFTIKDVRDKNGYLESLGKPRIAQVKRDADIATAEADKETRIKRAEADKDAQKAELERATEIAEAEKENQMNIADYRREQDIAKARADQAYHLEEARARQEVTEQQMQIRIIERQKQIELEEKEITRREKQYDSEVKKKADADRYAVEQSAEAEKAQQIAQADAQKYRIEAMARAEAEKVRIDGVAKADAERAQGEAEAEVTRLKGLAEAEAKQKIAEAFELYGQAATLDMIISMLPQYAKEVASPLSNIDKITVVDTGSGENGGANKVTGYATDLMSTLQESLKASSGIDVKDLIENFSGKGNIKNSLDELKEEFVKEPILVEGKSKDLVTSEQQ from the coding sequence ATGAGTGGTCTTAGCACAATATTTATCGTAATAGGAGTTGTAGTGTTATTAATTCTTGCTTTAATTGCTGTATTTGTTAGCAGATACAGAACAGTTGGCCCAGATGAAGCACTAATCGTTACTGGAAGCTACTTAGGGAGCAAAAATGTTAATGTCGATGAAGGTGGCAATAAAATAAAAATAGTCCGTGGTGGAGGTACATTTGTATTACCAGTATTCCAACAATCCGAACCGCTAAGTTTGTTATCTAGTAAACTAGATGTGCAAACACCTGAAGTATATACAGAACAAGGTGTTCCTGTTATGGCAGATGGTACAGCGATTATTAAGATTGGAAGCACAATTGGCGAAATTGCAACAGCAGCAGAGCAGTTTCTTGGGAAAACAAAGGATGCACTTCAAAATGAAGCGCGAGAAGTATTAGAAGGACATCTTCGTTCTATACTAGGATCAATGACTGTAGAAGAAATTTATAAGAATCGGGAAAAATTCTCTCAAGAGGTACAACGGGTAGCATCTCAAGACTTAGCAAAAATGGGTTTAGTTATCGTATCATTTACGATTAAAGATGTGCGCGATAAAAACGGCTACTTAGAATCATTAGGTAAACCTCGTATTGCACAAGTAAAACGTGATGCTGACATCGCGACGGCAGAAGCAGACAAAGAAACACGCATTAAGCGTGCTGAAGCGGATAAAGATGCTCAGAAAGCTGAATTAGAACGTGCAACAGAAATTGCTGAAGCAGAAAAAGAAAATCAAATGAATATTGCTGATTACCGTAGAGAGCAGGATATTGCGAAAGCACGAGCTGACCAAGCGTATCATTTAGAGGAAGCACGTGCTAGACAGGAAGTTACAGAACAACAAATGCAAATTAGAATTATAGAGCGCCAAAAGCAAATTGAGCTTGAAGAAAAAGAAATTACACGTCGAGAAAAGCAATATGATTCTGAGGTGAAAAAGAAAGCAGATGCTGATCGCTATGCTGTTGAGCAGTCAGCAGAAGCGGAAAAAGCTCAACAAATTGCACAAGCAGATGCACAAAAGTACCGTATTGAAGCGATGGCTAGAGCGGAAGCGGAAAAAGTACGAATTGACGGTGTTGCAAAAGCAGATGCAGAACGTGCACAAGGGGAAGCAGAAGCGGAAGTTACACGTCTTAAAGGTCTTGCAGAAGCAGAAGCGAAACAAAAAATTGCTGAAGCATTTGAGTTGTACGGCCAAGCAGCAACACTTGATATGATTATTAGCATGCTTCCACAATATGCGAAGGAAGTTGCAAGTCCATTATCAAATATTGATAAAATCACTGTCGTTGACACAGGTAGTGGAGAAAATGGTGGTGCCAACAAAGTAACAGGCTATGCTACAGATTTGATGTCAACACTACAGGAATCCCTAAAGGCTTCTTCTGGCATCGATGTCAAAGACTTAATTGAGAATTTCTCAGGAAAAGGAAATATAAAAAATAGTTTAGACGAATTAAAAGAAGAATTTGTAAAAGAGCCTATTTTGGTTGAAGGAAAGTCGAAAGATCTAGTGACAAGTGAACAACAATAA
- a CDS encoding YbjQ family protein, with product MILVTTDFVPGKEIKQLIGFVRGNTVQTKHIGKDIMAGLKTLVGGEIKEYTEVMDEARQRAISRMVEDAKSKGANAIICLRLETSNVMTGASEIIAFGTAVVVE from the coding sequence ATGATCTTAGTAACTACTGATTTTGTCCCAGGGAAAGAGATTAAACAATTAATAGGATTTGTTAGAGGAAATACTGTGCAAACGAAGCACATTGGTAAAGATATCATGGCAGGGCTTAAGACACTTGTTGGAGGAGAAATTAAAGAATATACAGAAGTCATGGATGAGGCTCGGCAGCGAGCGATTAGCAGGATGGTAGAAGATGCGAAAAGTAAAGGGGCGAATGCCATTATATGTTTACGCTTAGAAACCTCTAATGTGATGACAGGTGCATCTGAAATCATAGCATTTGGAACAGCTGTAGTAGTTGAATAG
- a CDS encoding ABC transporter ATP-binding protein, whose product MFSVLLKLKWFFKEEWKRYAVAITLLFIVNILEVIPPWLIGGAIDDIFVGSLTVQKLTQYLLLLLAIMVVGYVMTYKWMYNLFGGAFVVERTLRSKFMNHLLKMTPTFYEKKRTGDLMAQATNDLKAISITAGFGILTLIDSSAYMLTILFTMGFMISWKLTLAAVLPMPIMAIAMKIYGKKIHERFTEAQDSFGDMNDRVLESISGVRVVRAYVQEQADRQQFESQTNDVYKKNVKVAVIDALFDPTIKVLVGMSYLIGLGYGAYLVFHKAITLGELVSFNVYLGMLIWPMFAVGELMNVMQRGNASLDRVNETLSYEADVMNDKQPRSLEYPGAISFDNVTFKYPSSEVNNLEGISFKLSRGETLGIVGKTGSGKTTLVKQLLREYPLGTGNIAISDVPLEHIDIEQIQGWLGYVPQDHVLFSRTVKENIIFGKKDATDQEIDKAIDLAAFRKDLALIPEGLETLVGEKGVSLSGGQKQRISISRALVVNPEILILDDSLSAVDAKTETKIIENIQQERAGKTTIITTHRLSAVQHADRILVLEDGKITEEGTHFELLQQNGWYKEQYDRQQLEEHIEEEVVV is encoded by the coding sequence ATGTTTTCAGTTTTATTAAAATTAAAATGGTTTTTTAAGGAAGAATGGAAACGCTACGCAGTGGCAATTACATTATTGTTTATCGTGAATATTTTAGAGGTGATTCCACCTTGGCTAATCGGTGGGGCAATTGATGATATTTTTGTAGGTAGTTTGACTGTACAAAAACTGACTCAATATTTACTGTTGTTATTGGCAATTATGGTTGTTGGATATGTAATGACATATAAATGGATGTACAATTTATTCGGTGGAGCGTTCGTCGTTGAGCGAACGTTACGTTCAAAATTTATGAATCATTTATTAAAGATGACCCCAACATTTTATGAAAAGAAACGCACAGGGGATTTAATGGCTCAGGCTACGAATGATTTAAAAGCCATATCAATCACAGCCGGCTTTGGAATACTTACACTCATAGATTCTTCTGCTTATATGTTGACGATATTATTTACGATGGGCTTTATGATTAGCTGGAAGTTAACTCTTGCGGCAGTGTTACCAATGCCAATCATGGCGATTGCGATGAAAATTTATGGAAAAAAAATCCATGAACGGTTTACGGAAGCTCAGGATTCATTTGGTGATATGAATGACCGTGTGTTGGAATCCATTTCAGGTGTTCGAGTTGTGCGCGCATATGTACAGGAACAAGCTGACCGACAACAATTTGAGTCTCAAACTAACGATGTTTATAAGAAAAATGTAAAAGTTGCAGTCATTGATGCACTTTTTGATCCAACGATAAAAGTATTAGTTGGTATGAGTTATTTAATAGGTCTAGGTTACGGAGCGTATCTTGTCTTTCATAAGGCAATTACATTAGGTGAGCTCGTTTCATTCAACGTTTATTTAGGAATGCTTATATGGCCAATGTTTGCAGTGGGAGAATTAATGAATGTAATGCAACGTGGTAATGCTTCATTAGATCGTGTTAACGAAACACTTTCATACGAAGCAGATGTAATGAACGATAAGCAACCTCGTTCGCTTGAATATCCAGGAGCAATTTCATTTGACAATGTGACATTTAAATATCCTTCTTCAGAGGTTAATAATTTGGAGGGGATATCATTCAAACTATCCCGTGGAGAAACGTTAGGGATTGTTGGTAAAACAGGAAGTGGGAAGACAACGTTAGTAAAACAACTTTTACGTGAATACCCACTTGGTACTGGAAATATTGCTATTTCTGATGTGCCACTTGAGCATATTGATATTGAGCAAATTCAAGGATGGCTCGGTTACGTTCCTCAGGATCACGTGCTGTTCTCTAGAACTGTAAAAGAAAATATCATATTTGGTAAGAAAGACGCAACAGACCAAGAGATTGATAAAGCGATTGATTTAGCTGCTTTCCGTAAAGATTTAGCTCTTATTCCTGAAGGATTAGAAACATTAGTAGGAGAAAAAGGAGTGTCATTGTCAGGGGGACAAAAACAGCGGATTTCTATCTCTCGAGCGCTCGTAGTTAATCCAGAAATACTAATTTTAGACGATTCTCTTTCAGCAGTTGATGCTAAAACAGAAACTAAAATTATTGAGAATATCCAGCAAGAACGAGCTGGCAAAACTACAATTATAACAACACACAGATTGTCTGCTGTACAGCATGCTGACAGAATACTCGTTCTTGAAGATGGAAAAATCACTGAAGAGGGTACCCATTTTGAATTACTACAACAAAATGGATGGTACAAAGAGCAATATGACCGACAGCAACTAGAAGAACATATTGAAGAGGAGGTGGTTGTATGA
- a CDS encoding FixH family protein yields MKKLLVMVLMLIIGLVGCSKTEEPPVQLELIEVVIQTKPDIINPQDEVEISATVTQGEGFVNDADSVTFEIKKMGEEESEEVEGKLKGDGVYFINKTFAEAGVYAVTAHVTARGLHTMPTEDITVGSADVQQESESVMNNDSNESMDMKDEDSHENMESESSEHEEANHGEGLKIHFMSMDNVKLNTEVALIAHLQVDNSSLSKAEVQFEVWQDGQEKHDYIDAIEGNAGEYKVLKTFEKIGEYNVTVHMKKDELHDHIEETIQVIE; encoded by the coding sequence ATGAAGAAGTTACTTGTAATGGTTTTAATGTTAATCATTGGGTTAGTTGGTTGCTCTAAAACAGAAGAACCACCTGTACAATTGGAATTGATTGAGGTAGTAATTCAAACGAAGCCAGATATAATTAATCCACAGGATGAAGTTGAAATATCCGCAACAGTAACACAAGGAGAAGGTTTTGTTAATGATGCTGATAGTGTGACTTTTGAAATTAAAAAAATGGGTGAAGAGGAATCAGAGGAAGTAGAAGGAAAGCTCAAAGGAGACGGGGTTTATTTTATTAACAAAACCTTTGCAGAAGCAGGTGTTTATGCTGTTACAGCACACGTTACAGCAAGAGGATTACATACAATGCCCACAGAAGATATAACAGTCGGTTCTGCTGATGTTCAGCAAGAGAGTGAAAGCGTAATGAATAATGACTCAAATGAGAGTATGGATATGAAAGATGAAGATAGTCATGAGAACATGGAAAGTGAATCTAGCGAGCATGAAGAAGCAAATCATGGGGAAGGGCTCAAAATTCATTTTATGTCAATGGATAATGTGAAATTAAATACTGAAGTAGCATTAATCGCTCACCTCCAGGTAGATAATAGCTCATTATCTAAAGCTGAGGTTCAGTTTGAAGTTTGGCAGGACGGACAGGAAAAGCATGATTATATTGACGCTATTGAAGGCAATGCAGGAGAATATAAGGTGCTAAAAACCTTTGAAAAAATCGGTGAATATAATGTGACTGTCCATATGAAAAAAGATGAGCTCCATGACCATATAGAAGAAACAATTCAAGTAATAGAATAA
- the thiS gene encoding sulfur carrier protein ThiS: MKLFINGDRVDVPDTLENISDVLAHFELEDNIVIVEINSTILQKQDHKDTQVNDNDRIEIVHFVGGG, encoded by the coding sequence ATGAAGTTATTTATTAATGGTGATCGGGTTGATGTACCTGATACTTTAGAAAATATATCAGATGTACTCGCCCACTTCGAGCTTGAGGATAACATTGTTATTGTTGAAATAAACTCTACTATTTTACAAAAGCAGGATCATAAAGATACACAAGTAAATGATAATGACAGAATTGAGATTGTACATTTTGTAGGAGGCGGTTAA
- the thiO gene encoding glycine oxidase ThiO, whose amino-acid sequence MKKTYDAIVIGGGINGGSIAYHLAKRGHHVLVIEKDQLGSKSSGAAAGMLAAQAELTEDGPLFQLAKKSRSMFPTTIEELESKSNVHIGYVNKGMLKIAISEEEEQQLKQIIQLQKNIGEQTEYLTSEEVRANEPSLSSIVRGAMSIPKDGQVSAYDLTIAFFRAARVLGAMIKEETNVYSLIIKNDKIQGVVTNEGEFHSERVIVASGAWTDMVIKQTGLSLPSYPVKGECLSVKTDKPLLTQTIFSHHCYLVPKKGGRIIIGATMYPNTFNTTVSTGSICSLIEKASIILPEIINTQFEKAWSGIRPQTHDGMPLLGEHPHVMGLIIATGHYRNGILLAPITGKVTADLVEGIDHDYELMQHFRIDR is encoded by the coding sequence ATGAAGAAAACGTATGATGCCATCGTTATTGGTGGGGGCATAAATGGTGGTTCAATCGCTTATCATCTAGCAAAGCGAGGGCACCATGTGCTGGTCATTGAGAAAGATCAATTAGGTAGTAAATCTTCTGGTGCTGCTGCAGGGATGTTAGCAGCTCAAGCGGAATTAACTGAGGATGGGCCATTGTTTCAATTAGCTAAAAAAAGCAGGAGCATGTTTCCTACAACGATCGAGGAATTAGAAAGCAAATCGAACGTCCATATTGGATATGTGAACAAAGGAATGCTCAAGATTGCAATAAGTGAAGAAGAGGAGCAGCAATTAAAACAAATTATTCAACTGCAAAAAAATATTGGAGAACAAACTGAATATTTAACATCTGAAGAAGTGAGAGCAAATGAACCTTCACTGTCTTCAATTGTCAGAGGAGCTATGAGTATACCTAAAGATGGTCAAGTGTCTGCTTATGATTTAACGATTGCATTTTTTAGGGCAGCAAGGGTGCTAGGAGCTATGATCAAAGAGGAAACGAATGTTTATTCATTAATCATAAAAAACGATAAAATCCAAGGTGTTGTTACAAACGAGGGTGAATTCCATTCCGAAAGGGTTATTGTAGCTAGCGGTGCTTGGACGGACATGGTTATCAAGCAAACTGGGTTGTCATTGCCTAGCTATCCGGTAAAAGGGGAATGTTTATCTGTCAAGACTGACAAACCTTTGTTAACACAAACAATCTTTTCTCACCATTGTTACCTAGTTCCAAAAAAGGGTGGAAGAATAATTATTGGAGCAACAATGTACCCAAATACTTTCAATACGACAGTATCTACGGGTTCCATTTGTAGTCTAATAGAAAAAGCTTCGATCATTTTACCAGAAATCATCAACACTCAATTTGAAAAAGCATGGTCAGGCATTCGTCCTCAAACTCATGATGGTATGCCTTTATTAGGGGAGCATCCACATGTGATGGGCTTAATTATAGCTACAGGGCATTATCGAAATGGGATTTTGTTAGCCCCTATAACTGGCAAAGTTACTGCTGATTTAGTTGAAGGAATCGACCATGATTATGAGTTAATGCAGCATTTTCGAATTGATCGTTAA
- the thiE gene encoding thiamine phosphate synthase produces MSNKKVQEMLPLYFVMGSQDCLGDPCVVLLEAIRGGITAFQYREKGVGAKSGIVRYDLGIELQKICKDHNIPFFVNDDIELAIKLQADGVHIGQEDEPVENVRNKLGSTMILGVSAHTVEQAKDATAKGADYLGVGSIYPTNTKEDATNVNGPSIIQEMRDNDISVPIVAIGGIKAGKIQPIIQAGAEGVAVITAITHAEDKMSATSKLIEEVSSAMN; encoded by the coding sequence ATGTCTAATAAAAAGGTTCAAGAAATGTTACCACTTTATTTCGTGATGGGTAGTCAAGATTGTTTAGGTGATCCTTGTGTTGTTCTACTGGAAGCAATACGAGGTGGTATCACTGCTTTTCAATACCGTGAAAAAGGTGTTGGCGCAAAAAGTGGGATAGTAAGATATGATCTAGGAATTGAACTTCAAAAGATATGTAAAGATCACAACATCCCTTTTTTCGTTAACGATGATATTGAACTAGCAATTAAGCTTCAAGCAGATGGCGTACATATTGGCCAAGAAGATGAGCCAGTCGAAAATGTACGTAATAAATTAGGCTCGACAATGATATTAGGCGTATCCGCTCATACTGTTGAGCAAGCAAAAGATGCAACTGCAAAAGGAGCCGATTATTTAGGTGTAGGCTCAATCTATCCGACTAATACAAAAGAAGATGCGACAAATGTAAATGGACCTTCGATTATTCAAGAGATGAGGGACAACGACATTTCGGTACCGATTGTTGCAATTGGTGGGATAAAAGCTGGAAAGATACAGCCTATTATTCAAGCTGGTGCAGAGGGTGTTGCAGTCATTACAGCGATTACACACGCAGAGGATAAAATGAGTGCTACAAGCAAATTAATTGAAGAAGTTAGCTCAGCAATGAATTAA
- a CDS encoding thiazole biosynthesis adenylyltransferase ThiF: MSERYSRQQLFLPIGETGQQKISNKHVLLIGAGALGTGNAEALVRAGVGKLTIVDRDYVEWSNLQRQQLYSEIDAQERIPKAVAAKSRLQAINSHVEINAHVADVSVQEMEELVLGVDLILDATDNFDTRLLINDISQKYEIPWIYGACVGSYGISYTIVPGITPCLHCLLETVPLGGMTCDTAGIISPAVQMVVAYQTSEALKILVEDWAALRKKLVSFDLWKNQHSAISVDRVKKTECSSCGEGRTYPFLSYENQTKSAILCGRDAVQIRPPKKIDRDLEKVAELLKSQGGTVERNPYLVAFETGQHRLVIFKDGRVLVHGTKEISEARSLYHKYLG; this comes from the coding sequence TTGAGTGAACGTTATTCACGACAACAATTATTTTTACCGATTGGCGAAACAGGTCAACAAAAAATCTCCAACAAGCATGTACTCCTTATAGGGGCTGGAGCATTAGGAACAGGCAATGCTGAAGCCCTCGTACGAGCAGGGGTTGGAAAATTAACAATCGTTGATAGGGATTATGTTGAATGGAGCAATTTACAAAGACAACAACTTTATAGTGAAATAGATGCACAAGAGAGAATACCTAAGGCTGTTGCAGCAAAAAGCCGATTGCAAGCGATAAATTCACATGTGGAAATTAATGCACATGTTGCAGATGTGTCTGTACAAGAAATGGAAGAATTGGTTTTAGGAGTAGATCTCATCCTTGATGCAACGGATAATTTCGATACGAGATTGCTAATAAATGATATTTCGCAAAAATACGAAATTCCGTGGATATATGGTGCTTGTGTTGGGAGCTATGGGATTAGCTATACAATTGTCCCTGGCATCACTCCATGTTTACATTGTTTACTGGAAACAGTCCCTTTAGGAGGGATGACATGTGATACTGCTGGAATAATTAGTCCAGCAGTTCAAATGGTGGTCGCATATCAGACATCTGAAGCTTTAAAGATATTAGTCGAAGACTGGGCTGCATTAAGAAAAAAGCTAGTATCTTTTGATCTTTGGAAAAATCAACATTCAGCAATTAGTGTTGATAGAGTAAAGAAGACTGAATGTTCATCTTGTGGTGAAGGTAGAACCTATCCATTTTTATCTTACGAAAATCAAACGAAATCAGCCATTCTTTGTGGTAGAGATGCGGTACAAATTCGACCACCCAAAAAAATTGATCGAGATTTGGAAAAAGTAGCTGAGCTACTGAAATCTCAAGGTGGTACGGTCGAGCGTAATCCATATTTAGTTGCATTTGAGACAGGTCAACATCGGCTCGTTATTTTTAAAGACGGTCGTGTTCTTGTCCATGGCACAAAGGAAATATCAGAGGCAAGGTCGTTATATCACAAATATTTAGGATGA
- the tenI gene encoding thiazole tautomerase TenI, with protein sequence MANKELHIVSTGIQSINTFVSIISEIHPFATAIHLREKQMSARDLYQMINQLIQRSVPLNKIVINDRIDVASVAEVGGVQLAYHSLSVSDVKRVFPKLRIGKSVHSLEEAVEAELQGADYVMYGHIYPTSSKKGVIAKGVDSVKEFKKQLSIPLIAIGGIKPIHIPELIDRGVDGVAVLSGVLLAQTPIEAVKEYSKMLSKEMIT encoded by the coding sequence ATGGCAAACAAAGAGCTACATATTGTTTCAACTGGGATACAATCAATCAACACGTTTGTTTCGATTATTAGTGAGATTCATCCTTTTGCAACTGCTATACACTTACGTGAAAAACAAATGTCAGCGAGAGACTTATATCAAATGATTAATCAACTAATACAACGAAGTGTACCACTTAATAAGATAGTCATAAATGACCGAATTGATGTTGCTTCAGTTGCTGAAGTTGGTGGTGTTCAGCTAGCATATCATAGCTTATCGGTAAGCGATGTGAAAAGGGTATTTCCAAAGCTTCGCATAGGGAAGTCTGTTCATTCATTAGAAGAGGCTGTTGAAGCAGAACTGCAAGGGGCTGATTATGTGATGTATGGTCATATTTATCCTACCTCCTCCAAAAAAGGAGTGATAGCTAAAGGGGTTGATAGTGTCAAAGAATTTAAAAAACAGCTATCGATACCTTTAATCGCCATTGGAGGAATTAAACCAATTCATATTCCTGAACTGATAGATAGAGGAGTAGATGGAGTGGCAGTATTGTCAGGTGTATTATTAGCCCAAACGCCTATAGAAGCAGTAAAAGAATATTCAAAAATGTTATCGAAAGAGATGATTACATGA
- a CDS encoding thiazole synthase, with translation MLKIGPYEFSSRLFLGTGKYSSFEVQKDAVDVSNTEVLTFAVRRMNIYEKSQPNFLEQLDVSKYKLLPNTAGAATAEEAVRIAKLAKASGLCDMIKVEVIGDSKTLLPDPIETFKASEQLLEEGFIVLPYTSDDVVLARKLQELGCHAIMPGASPIGSGQGIINPLNLSFIIEQATVPVIVDAGIGSPTDASLAMELGADGVLLNTAVSGANDPVKMAQAMKLGIDAGRLGYEAGRIPKKRYATASSPMEGMSIG, from the coding sequence ATGTTAAAAATTGGACCATATGAATTTTCATCACGTTTATTTTTAGGAACAGGTAAATATTCTAGTTTTGAAGTACAAAAGGATGCTGTTGATGTATCGAATACAGAGGTGTTAACTTTTGCAGTTCGAAGAATGAATATTTATGAAAAAAGTCAACCTAATTTTTTAGAACAGTTAGACGTTAGTAAATATAAGTTATTACCAAATACGGCTGGCGCAGCAACTGCTGAAGAAGCTGTTCGGATTGCAAAGCTAGCAAAAGCTTCTGGTCTTTGTGATATGATAAAAGTAGAAGTAATTGGAGATTCAAAAACGTTGCTACCAGACCCAATAGAAACATTTAAAGCATCTGAACAATTACTTGAGGAAGGCTTTATTGTCTTGCCTTATACGTCTGATGATGTTGTACTAGCAAGAAAATTACAGGAGTTAGGCTGTCATGCAATTATGCCAGGTGCATCACCGATTGGCTCTGGACAAGGTATTATCAATCCGTTAAATTTAAGCTTTATTATTGAACAGGCAACGGTTCCAGTAATCGTAGATGCAGGAATCGGTAGTCCGACAGATGCAAGCTTAGCAATGGAGTTAGGTGCTGACGGCGTATTGTTGAATACAGCAGTATCTGGTGCAAATGACCCGGTTAAGATGGCACAAGCAATGAAGCTGGGGATTGATGCAGGACGGTTAGGTTATGAGGCGGGGCGTATACCAAAAAAACGATATGCTACTGCTAGCAGTCCGATGGAAGGAATGAGCATTGGTTGA
- the thiD gene encoding bifunctional hydroxymethylpyrimidine kinase/phosphomethylpyrimidine kinase, with protein sequence MNVYKALTIAGSDSGGGAGIQADLKTFQELDVFGMSAITAVTAQNTLGVQGVFPLTVEATIQQIDSIAIDLAPDAIKTGMLFSSELIKAVANKISEYRWQHVIVDPVMVAKGGAALLQEEAVTTLKKYLIPLAYVITPNIPEAEIIAGIKINNLDDRQNAAKMIYELGAQNVIIKGGHDEEDIVVDLLFDGDEFYEFHNKRIETRHTHGTGCTFAAAITAEIAKGKAIYEAIETAEAFIQAAIQHELGIGSGHGPTNHWAFDKKGAL encoded by the coding sequence ATGAATGTATATAAAGCATTAACCATTGCTGGATCTGATAGCGGAGGTGGAGCTGGGATTCAAGCCGATTTAAAAACATTTCAAGAGCTTGATGTGTTTGGTATGTCTGCTATTACAGCAGTGACCGCACAAAATACTCTCGGTGTTCAAGGGGTCTTCCCATTAACAGTAGAAGCTACGATTCAACAAATAGACTCTATCGCTATCGATTTAGCTCCAGACGCCATAAAAACTGGCATGCTATTTTCAAGTGAATTAATCAAAGCGGTAGCTAATAAAATTTCTGAATATAGATGGCAACATGTAATTGTTGACCCAGTAATGGTTGCAAAGGGTGGTGCCGCCTTGCTTCAAGAAGAAGCGGTTACGACTCTTAAGAAGTACTTAATCCCATTAGCATATGTTATTACTCCGAATATCCCTGAAGCAGAAATAATTGCAGGCATAAAGATAAACAATTTGGATGATCGACAAAACGCTGCAAAAATGATTTATGAACTAGGGGCACAGAATGTAATCATTAAAGGTGGTCATGACGAAGAAGATATTGTTGTAGACCTATTATTTGATGGTGACGAGTTTTATGAGTTTCATAACAAAAGGATAGAAACGAGACATACACATGGAACTGGCTGTACTTTTGCAGCAGCAATTACAGCAGAAATTGCCAAAGGAAAAGCTATTTACGAGGCTATTGAGACTGCAGAAGCTTTTATCCAAGCAGCGATACAGCATGAGTTAGGCATTGGTTCAGGGCATGGACCTACGAATCATTGGGCATTTGACAAGAAAGGAGCTCTTTAA